One window of Agromyces rhizosphaerae genomic DNA carries:
- the gatC gene encoding Asp-tRNA(Asn)/Glu-tRNA(Gln) amidotransferase subunit GatC, which produces MSDITAEQVAHLANLARIALTDDEVTSLTKELGQIMHAVEQVSEVATPDVAATSHPIPMQNVFRDDVVGETLTPAEAVAGAPEHDGSRFKVSAILGEEQ; this is translated from the coding sequence ATGTCCGACATCACGGCGGAGCAGGTCGCCCACCTCGCGAACCTCGCCCGCATCGCGCTCACCGACGACGAGGTGACGAGCCTCACGAAGGAGCTCGGCCAGATCATGCACGCGGTGGAGCAGGTGAGCGAGGTCGCCACGCCCGACGTGGCCGCGACCAGCCACCCGATCCCGATGCAGAACGTCTTCCGCGACGACGTCGTGGGCGAGACGCTGACCCCGGCCGAGGCCGTGGCGGGCGCGCCCGAGCACGACGGCTCGCGCTTCAAGGTCTCGGCGATCCTGGGGGAGGAGCAGTGA
- a CDS encoding DNA polymerase IV yields the protein MSRQDGSGRQVTTGPVDDSGTPILHVDMDAFFASVELLRRPELRGKPVIVGGGGQRGVVSAASYEARKYGVYSAMSMALALRKCPNAEIVPVDMPRYVAISKQVMTIFEEITPFVEKLSIDEAFLDVGGARRLHGSPAEIAWTIRTRVRQELGLPCSVGVAATKFVAKVASGRAKPDGLLVVPADRTLEFLHPLPVSALWGVGRVTEESLGRLGLRTVADVAATPLDALERAVGPAVGRKLHALANGVDPRDVSTQHVEKSIGHEQTFRHDLTDPEEIRRVLLRQAEDVAVRLRRAGLLGRTVVLKLRYTDFRTVTRSRTLGEPTDVAKRIYDEVCLALDALDLDGDRVRLVGVRAEQLRPSGIAASLWDPDEDWRQAERTVDRLTERFGRGAVRPAALVRRGEHDRVEPQRGQVDPFLG from the coding sequence ATGAGCAGGCAGGACGGCAGCGGCCGGCAGGTCACGACCGGGCCGGTCGACGACTCCGGCACGCCGATCCTGCACGTCGACATGGACGCGTTCTTCGCGTCGGTCGAACTGCTGCGCCGCCCCGAGCTCCGGGGCAAGCCGGTCATCGTGGGCGGCGGGGGCCAGCGCGGCGTGGTGTCGGCCGCCAGCTACGAGGCGCGGAAGTACGGCGTCTACTCGGCGATGTCGATGGCGCTCGCGCTGCGCAAGTGCCCGAACGCCGAGATCGTTCCGGTCGACATGCCGCGGTACGTCGCGATCTCGAAGCAGGTCATGACGATCTTCGAGGAGATCACGCCCTTCGTCGAGAAGCTGTCGATCGACGAGGCGTTCCTCGACGTGGGCGGTGCCCGGCGCCTGCACGGCTCGCCCGCCGAGATCGCGTGGACGATCCGCACGCGCGTGCGGCAGGAGCTCGGCCTGCCCTGTTCGGTCGGCGTCGCCGCGACGAAGTTCGTGGCGAAGGTCGCGTCCGGCCGGGCCAAGCCCGACGGCCTGCTGGTGGTGCCGGCCGACCGCACGCTGGAGTTCCTGCACCCGCTGCCCGTGTCGGCGCTCTGGGGGGTCGGGCGCGTCACCGAGGAGTCGCTCGGGCGTCTCGGCCTGCGCACGGTCGCCGACGTCGCCGCGACACCGCTCGACGCGCTCGAGCGCGCCGTCGGGCCCGCGGTCGGGCGCAAGCTCCACGCCCTCGCGAACGGCGTCGATCCGCGCGACGTGTCGACCCAGCACGTCGAGAAGAGCATCGGCCACGAGCAGACCTTCCGGCACGACCTCACCGACCCCGAGGAGATCCGGCGGGTGCTGCTGCGCCAGGCCGAGGACGTGGCCGTGCGCCTGCGCCGTGCGGGACTGCTCGGCCGCACGGTCGTGCTGAAGCTGCGCTACACCGACTTCCGCACCGTGACGCGTTCGCGCACGCTGGGCGAGCCGACGGACGTCGCGAAGCGCATCTACGACGAGGTCTGCCTCGCGCTCGACGCGCTCGACCTCGACGGCGACCGCGTGCGCCTGGTCGGCGTGCGTGCCGAGCAGCTGCGCCCGTCGGGGATCGCGGCGAGCCTCTGGGACCCCGACGAGGACTGGCGGCAGGCGGAGCGCACGGTCGACCGGCTGACCGAGCGCTTCGGCAGGGGAGCGGTGCGCCCGGCCGCGCTCGTGCGGCGGGGCGAGCACGACCGCGTCGAGCCGCAGCGCGGGCAGGTCGACCCGTTCCTGGGCTGA
- a CDS encoding GerW family sporulation protein, whose translation MADLALELSKAAGDAGIKTVYGDPVTIEGTTLIPVALAYYGFGAGTAEGEASGSGSGGKGSGGGGGGLSIPIGAYVGKDGETHFEPNVISLLAVSIPFVWVAGNALAKLVKVLKK comes from the coding sequence ATGGCTGATCTCGCGCTCGAACTCTCGAAGGCTGCCGGCGACGCCGGCATCAAGACCGTCTACGGCGACCCCGTCACGATCGAGGGCACCACGCTCATCCCGGTCGCGCTCGCGTACTACGGATTCGGTGCCGGCACCGCCGAGGGCGAGGCGTCCGGGTCCGGAAGCGGGGGCAAGGGCAGCGGCGGCGGTGGCGGCGGCCTCTCCATTCCGATCGGCGCATACGTGGGCAAGGACGGCGAGACGCACTTCGAGCCGAACGTCATCTCGCTCCTCGCGGTCAGCATCCCGTTCGTGTGGGTCGCGGGCAACGCGCTCGCCAAGCTCGTCAAGGTGCTGAAGAAGTAG
- a CDS encoding ECF transporter S component, which yields MHATTSTTPSTATSRPARSLRWRVVDIVVASVVGVAVGVVFWAWGLAWNGVSAPIEALLPGLQAAPAAVWLVAGVLGALIIRKPGAAIYTELVAAVVSALIGSQWGGFLTIEAGLVQGLGAELIFLLFLYRRWNLPVAMLAGAGAGLAMAINDLVLWYVGAAPAFAVIYAVSAVVGGALIAGLLSWLAVRGLASTGALSRFAAGREARIAD from the coding sequence GTGCACGCAACCACGTCCACCACCCCCTCCACCGCGACCTCGCGTCCGGCCCGATCGCTGCGCTGGCGCGTCGTCGACATCGTCGTCGCCAGCGTCGTGGGCGTCGCCGTCGGCGTCGTCTTCTGGGCCTGGGGCCTCGCCTGGAACGGCGTCAGCGCGCCGATCGAGGCGCTGCTGCCGGGCCTGCAGGCCGCACCCGCCGCGGTCTGGCTCGTCGCCGGCGTGCTCGGTGCGCTCATCATCCGCAAGCCGGGCGCCGCGATCTACACCGAGCTCGTCGCCGCCGTCGTCTCCGCGCTCATCGGCAGTCAGTGGGGCGGCTTCCTCACCATCGAGGCCGGCCTCGTGCAGGGCCTCGGCGCCGAGCTGATCTTCCTGCTGTTCCTCTACCGCAGGTGGAACCTGCCCGTCGCGATGCTGGCGGGTGCGGGCGCGGGCCTCGCCATGGCGATCAACGACCTCGTGCTCTGGTACGTCGGCGCCGCACCGGCGTTCGCGGTGATCTACGCGGTCTCCGCGGTCGTCGGTGGCGCGCTCATCGCCGGCCTGCTGTCGTGGCTCGCGGTGCGCGGGCTCGCCTCGACCGGCGCGCTCAGCCGCTTCGCGGCCGGCCGCGAAGCGCGGATCGCCGACTGA
- the gatB gene encoding Asp-tRNA(Asn)/Glu-tRNA(Gln) amidotransferase subunit GatB, with product MARAELMDFDKALELFEPVIGLEVHVELNTVTKMFSPAPNPANAAYHDAEPNTLVSPVCLGLPGSLPVVNGDAVRKSISLGLALGCDIAESSRFARKNYFYPDLAKDYQISQYDEPIAHDGEVEVEISDGRVFRVPIERAHMEEDAGKLTHVGGATGRIQGAEYSLVDYNRAGVPLVEIVTRPIFGAEADAPEVAKAYVSTIRDIAISLGISEARMERGNLRCDANVSLRPRGQEALGIRTETKNVNSFRSIERAVRYEIQRQAAILAKGGSITQETRHWHEDTGTTSPGRPKSDADDYRYFPEPDLLPVVPSAELVEELRAALPEAPAARRRRLKAEWGFTDLEFQDVANGGLLNEVAETIAAGATPAAARKWWTGELTRLANAADTDAASLATPAQVAELAALVEAGTLTDRLARQVLEGVIAGEGSPQEVVDARGLAVVSDDGALIAAIDEALAAQPDVLAKIRDGKVQAAGAVIGAVMKAMRGQADAARVRELILERAAAE from the coding sequence ATGGCCCGCGCAGAACTGATGGACTTCGACAAGGCACTCGAGCTGTTCGAGCCGGTCATCGGCCTCGAGGTGCACGTCGAGCTGAACACCGTCACGAAGATGTTCTCGCCGGCCCCGAACCCGGCGAACGCCGCGTACCACGACGCCGAGCCCAACACGCTCGTCTCGCCGGTCTGCCTCGGTCTGCCCGGGTCGCTGCCGGTCGTGAACGGCGACGCGGTGCGCAAGTCGATCAGCCTGGGCCTCGCGCTCGGCTGCGACATCGCGGAGTCGAGCCGCTTCGCCCGGAAGAACTACTTCTACCCGGACCTCGCGAAGGACTACCAGATCTCGCAGTACGACGAGCCGATCGCGCACGACGGCGAGGTCGAGGTCGAGATCTCCGACGGCCGCGTCTTCCGCGTGCCGATCGAGCGCGCCCACATGGAGGAGGACGCCGGCAAGCTCACCCACGTCGGCGGTGCCACCGGCCGCATCCAGGGCGCCGAATACTCGCTCGTCGACTACAACCGCGCCGGGGTGCCGCTCGTCGAGATCGTCACGCGTCCCATCTTCGGCGCAGAGGCGGATGCCCCTGAAGTGGCGAAGGCCTACGTGTCGACCATCCGCGACATCGCCATTTCGCTCGGCATCTCGGAGGCGCGCATGGAGCGCGGCAACCTCCGCTGCGACGCGAACGTCTCGCTCCGCCCGCGCGGGCAGGAGGCGCTCGGCATCCGCACCGAGACGAAGAACGTCAACTCGTTCCGCTCGATCGAGCGCGCGGTGCGCTACGAGATCCAGCGCCAGGCGGCGATCCTCGCCAAGGGCGGCTCCATCACGCAGGAGACCCGCCACTGGCACGAGGACACCGGCACCACGAGCCCGGGCCGCCCCAAGTCCGACGCCGACGACTACCGGTACTTCCCGGAGCCCGACCTGCTGCCGGTCGTGCCGTCGGCGGAGCTGGTCGAGGAGCTGCGCGCCGCGCTGCCCGAGGCGCCCGCGGCCCGTCGCCGTCGCCTCAAGGCCGAGTGGGGCTTCACCGACCTCGAGTTCCAGGACGTCGCCAACGGCGGCCTCCTGAACGAGGTGGCCGAGACCATCGCTGCCGGAGCCACGCCCGCCGCCGCCCGCAAGTGGTGGACGGGCGAGCTGACCCGCCTCGCCAACGCGGCCGACACCGATGCCGCGAGCCTCGCGACCCCCGCGCAGGTGGCCGAGCTGGCCGCACTGGTCGAGGCCGGCACGCTGACCGACCGCCTGGCCCGCCAGGTGCTCGAGGGCGTCATCGCGGGCGAGGGCTCGCCGCAGGAGGTCGTCGACGCGCGCGGACTCGCGGTCGTCTCCGACGACGGTGCGCTCATCGCGGCCATCGACGAGGCGCTCGCCGCGCAGCCCGACGTGCTCGCGAAGATCCGCGACGGCAAGGTGCAGGCGGCCGGTGCGGTCATCGGCGCGGTCATGAAGGCCATGCGGGGCCAGGCGGATGCCGCGCGCGTGCGCGAGCTCATCCTCGAGCGCGCCGCTGCCGAGTAG
- the mnmA gene encoding tRNA 2-thiouridine(34) synthase MnmA, giving the protein MKVLAAMSGGVDSAVAAARAVEAGHEVVGVHLALSRMPGTLRTGSRGCCTIEDSMDARRAADLLGIPFYVWDFSERFKDDVVDDFIAEYAAGRTPNPCMRCNERIKFAALLEKALALGFDAVCTGHYATITTDASGRRELHRASAEAKDQSYVLGVLTAEQLAHAMFPLGDTPSKDLVRAEAARRGLAVAQKPDSYDICFIPDGDTSAWLAERVGTAPGDIVDRTGAVVGSHEGAHAFTVGQRRGLRLGTPAPDGKPRFVLDVRPKERTVVVGPREALAIAEIAGSRYTWAGEPPADPTETFACDVQIRAHADPVPAIARVVERESDASGEPSGSAASVSSGASVTELVITPDAPLDGVAPGQTAVVYVGTRVLGQCTIDRTVSAVPVPA; this is encoded by the coding sequence ATGAAGGTTCTCGCGGCGATGTCGGGCGGCGTCGACAGCGCCGTCGCTGCGGCGCGCGCGGTGGAGGCCGGCCACGAGGTGGTCGGCGTGCACCTCGCGCTCAGCCGCATGCCCGGGACCCTGCGCACCGGCAGCCGCGGCTGCTGCACCATCGAGGACTCGATGGACGCGCGCCGCGCCGCCGACCTCCTCGGCATCCCGTTCTACGTCTGGGACTTCTCCGAGCGCTTCAAGGACGACGTCGTCGACGACTTCATCGCCGAGTACGCCGCCGGCCGCACGCCGAACCCGTGCATGCGCTGCAACGAGCGCATCAAGTTCGCCGCGCTGCTCGAGAAGGCGCTCGCGCTCGGCTTCGACGCCGTCTGCACGGGGCATTACGCGACCATCACGACGGATGCCTCGGGGCGCCGCGAGCTCCACCGCGCGAGCGCGGAGGCGAAGGACCAGTCCTACGTGCTCGGCGTGCTGACTGCCGAGCAGCTCGCGCACGCGATGTTCCCGCTCGGCGACACCCCCTCGAAGGACCTCGTGCGCGCCGAGGCAGCCCGCCGCGGCCTCGCGGTGGCGCAGAAGCCCGACTCGTACGACATCTGCTTCATCCCGGACGGCGACACGAGCGCGTGGCTCGCCGAGCGGGTCGGCACCGCACCGGGCGACATCGTCGACCGCACCGGCGCTGTCGTGGGCAGCCACGAGGGCGCCCACGCGTTCACCGTGGGCCAGCGCCGGGGCCTCCGCCTCGGCACGCCCGCGCCCGACGGCAAGCCGAGGTTCGTGCTCGACGTGCGCCCCAAGGAGCGCACGGTCGTCGTCGGCCCGCGCGAGGCGCTCGCGATCGCCGAGATCGCCGGCTCACGGTACACGTGGGCGGGGGAGCCGCCCGCCGACCCGACCGAGACGTTCGCGTGCGACGTCCAGATCCGTGCACACGCAGACCCGGTGCCCGCGATCGCCCGGGTGGTGGAGCGCGAGTCGGATGCCTCCGGCGAGCCGTCCGGCTCAGCGGCATCCGTCAGCTCAGGGGCATCCGTCACCGAGCTCGTGATCACGCCCGACGCCCCGCTCGACGGCGTCGCGCCCGGCCAGACCGCGGTGGTCTACGTCGGCACGCGCGTGCTGGGCCAGTGCACCATCGACCGCACCGTGAGCGCGGTGCCGGTGCCCGCCTGA
- the gatA gene encoding Asp-tRNA(Asn)/Glu-tRNA(Gln) amidotransferase subunit GatA — protein MSRDLTRLGAAALGEALASGEVSAVEATRAHLERIEAVDTAVHAFLHVATDAALADAERIDRARAAGEPLGPLAGVPIAIKDVLVTKDMPSTAGSRILEGWMPPYDATPVAKVREAGMVPLGKTNMDEFAMGSSTEHSAYGPTYNPWDLERIPGGSGGGSAAAVAAFEAPLALGSDTGGSIRQPAHVTGTVGVKPTYGGVSRYGSIALASSLDQVGPVTRTVLDAALLHDVIGGHDPHDSTSIPDPWPSMADAVRNADVQGLKIGVIRELDGKGFQPGVLARFHDALALLERNGAEIVEVSTPHFEYAIAAYYLILPAEASSNLAKFDSVRFGLRVTPPGGGTVEEVMAATREAGFGPEVKRRIILGTYALSAGYYDAYYGSAQKVRTLVQRDFDQAFASVDVLASPTAPTTAFKLGEKLDDPLAMYLNDVATIPANLAGVPGISLPSGLADEDGLPVGIQFLAPARQDARLYGVGGALERLLEAEWGGPLLDRAPSLAPNEMTAAEEGAV, from the coding sequence GTGAGCCGCGACCTGACCCGCCTCGGCGCCGCCGCCCTCGGCGAGGCCCTCGCCTCGGGCGAGGTGAGCGCCGTCGAGGCCACCCGGGCCCACCTCGAGCGCATCGAGGCCGTCGACACCGCGGTGCACGCCTTCCTGCACGTCGCGACGGATGCCGCGCTGGCCGACGCCGAGCGCATCGATCGCGCGCGCGCCGCCGGCGAGCCCCTCGGGCCGCTCGCGGGCGTGCCGATCGCGATCAAGGACGTGCTCGTCACCAAGGACATGCCCTCGACCGCCGGATCGCGCATCCTCGAGGGCTGGATGCCCCCGTACGACGCGACCCCGGTCGCGAAGGTGCGCGAGGCCGGCATGGTGCCGCTCGGCAAGACCAACATGGACGAGTTCGCGATGGGCTCGTCGACCGAGCACTCCGCGTACGGGCCCACCTACAACCCGTGGGACCTCGAGCGCATCCCCGGCGGCTCGGGCGGCGGCTCGGCCGCGGCCGTCGCGGCCTTCGAGGCCCCGCTCGCCCTCGGCTCCGACACCGGCGGCTCGATCCGCCAGCCCGCGCACGTCACCGGCACGGTCGGCGTGAAGCCCACCTACGGCGGCGTCAGCCGATACGGCTCGATCGCGCTGGCCTCCTCGCTCGACCAGGTCGGCCCGGTCACGCGCACGGTGCTCGACGCGGCGCTGCTGCACGACGTCATCGGCGGCCACGACCCGCACGACTCCACGTCGATCCCCGACCCGTGGCCGTCCATGGCAGACGCCGTGCGCAACGCCGACGTGCAGGGCCTCAAGATCGGCGTCATCCGCGAGCTCGACGGCAAGGGCTTCCAGCCCGGCGTGCTGGCGCGCTTCCACGACGCGCTCGCGCTGCTCGAGCGCAACGGCGCCGAGATCGTCGAGGTCAGCACCCCGCACTTCGAGTACGCGATCGCCGCGTACTACCTGATCCTCCCCGCGGAGGCCTCGAGCAACCTCGCGAAGTTCGACTCGGTGCGCTTCGGCCTGCGCGTCACGCCGCCCGGCGGCGGCACCGTCGAGGAGGTCATGGCAGCGACCCGCGAGGCCGGCTTCGGCCCCGAGGTGAAGCGCCGCATCATCCTCGGCACCTACGCGCTCTCGGCCGGCTACTACGACGCCTACTACGGCAGCGCGCAGAAGGTGCGCACGCTCGTGCAGCGCGACTTCGACCAGGCGTTCGCGTCGGTCGACGTGCTCGCGTCGCCCACCGCGCCGACCACCGCGTTCAAGCTCGGCGAGAAGCTCGACGACCCGCTGGCGATGTACCTGAACGACGTCGCGACCATCCCGGCGAACCTCGCGGGCGTGCCCGGTATCTCGCTGCCGTCCGGCCTCGCCGACGAGGACGGCCTGCCCGTCGGCATCCAGTTCCTCGCCCCCGCGCGCCAGGACGCGCGCCTGTACGGCGTGGGCGGTGCGCTCGAGCGCCTGCTCGAGGCGGAGTGGGGCGGGCCGCTGCTCGACCGCGCACCGTCGCTCGCACCCAATGAGATGACCGCCGCCGAGGAGGGTGCCGTCTGA
- a CDS encoding cysteine desulfurase family protein: MTVYLDHAATTPMLPEAIAALTDALGRVGNPSSIHSAGQEAKRVLEGARETIAATLDCDPIEVVLTGGGTEAVNLAVKGLWWARQADAGEPAGPGPARPRVLMPAGEHHATIDTVEWLEVHEGAEVEEIPLDALGRVDVDAFARALARSPESIALATMLWANNEVGTLQPVAEVAALAADAGVPLHVDAIAAYGHVPVRFRAARAASGSGAAGLVALSVSAHKIGGPVGAGALVLARSARVEPLLHGGGQQRRIRSGTQDVAAAAAFAAAASVAADSLEIEASRLSALRDRLVAGVRQAVPDAVPSGDPIDRLPGNAHFSFPGCEGDSLLFLLDMAGIAVSTGSACQAGVAEPSHVLRAMGRSEADSRGALRITLGRTTTDADVDAFLAALPAAHEAAARAGLAARATSFDR, from the coding sequence GTGACCGTCTACCTCGACCACGCCGCGACCACGCCGATGCTGCCCGAGGCGATCGCCGCGCTCACCGACGCCCTCGGGCGCGTGGGCAACCCCTCGTCGATCCACTCCGCCGGCCAGGAAGCCAAGCGCGTGCTCGAGGGCGCGCGCGAGACGATCGCCGCCACGCTCGACTGCGACCCGATCGAGGTCGTGCTCACCGGCGGCGGCACCGAGGCCGTGAACCTCGCCGTCAAGGGACTGTGGTGGGCCAGGCAGGCGGATGCGGGTGAGCCGGCCGGCCCCGGCCCCGCGCGCCCGCGCGTGCTCATGCCCGCGGGGGAGCACCACGCCACGATCGACACGGTCGAGTGGCTCGAGGTCCACGAGGGTGCCGAAGTCGAGGAGATCCCGCTCGATGCGCTCGGCCGGGTCGACGTCGACGCGTTCGCCCGCGCGCTCGCGCGCTCGCCCGAATCGATCGCGCTCGCGACCATGCTCTGGGCCAACAACGAGGTCGGCACGCTGCAACCCGTCGCCGAGGTCGCGGCGCTCGCCGCCGACGCGGGGGTACCGCTGCACGTCGATGCGATCGCGGCGTACGGGCACGTGCCGGTGAGGTTCCGCGCGGCGCGGGCCGCGAGCGGGTCCGGTGCGGCGGGGCTGGTGGCGCTGAGCGTGTCGGCGCACAAGATCGGCGGGCCGGTGGGGGCGGGCGCGCTCGTGCTCGCGCGGTCGGCGCGCGTGGAGCCGCTGCTGCACGGCGGGGGCCAGCAGCGCCGCATCCGCTCGGGCACGCAGGACGTGGCCGCCGCAGCGGCGTTCGCCGCGGCGGCATCCGTCGCCGCCGACTCGCTGGAGATCGAGGCGTCGCGGCTGTCGGCGCTGCGCGACCGGCTCGTCGCCGGGGTGCGCCAGGCGGTGCCCGACGCCGTGCCGAGCGGCGACCCGATCGATCGCCTGCCGGGCAACGCGCACTTCTCGTTCCCCGGCTGCGAAGGCGACTCGCTGCTGTTCCTGCTCGACATGGCGGGCATCGCGGTGTCGACCGGGTCCGCCTGCCAGGCCGGCGTCGCCGAGCCGTCGCACGTGCTGCGGGCGATGGGCCGCAGCGAGGCCGACTCGCGCGGCGCGCTGCGCATCACGCTCGGCCGCACCACGACCGACGCCGACGTCGACGCGTTCCTCGCGGCTCTTCCGGCCGCGCACGAGGCCGCCGCGCGCGCGGGCCTCGCCGCGCGCGCCACCTCGTTCGACCGCTGA
- the ligA gene encoding NAD-dependent DNA ligase LigA — MDFVAARAEADRLSERIEAARLAYYADGDSPLSDAEYDDEFHRLEALERAFPELAGQDSPTQQVGAAVVAAGFPEHEHAERMLSLDNVFSVEEFREWAAKTEAAAGAPVRWLTELKIDGLAISLAYRDGVLETATTRGDGRVGEDITENVEYIPAIPRRLTGSGFPGFFEVRGEVFLSTADFEALNARQRELQAEYEAAELAKGRPADKITTRFPEFANARNTAAGSLRQRRENKNAFERGLMRDRLGRLALYLHGIGAWNEPPLAAQSEIYDLLASWGLPVSPYARVFDTIDGVAGFIDHWGEHRHDVEHEIDGIVVKVDDLALHAELGATSRAPRWAIAYKYPPEEVHTKLLDIVVGVGRTGRATPYAVMAPVKVAGSTVRQATLHNQDVVKAKGVLLGDTVVLRKAGDVIPEILGAVEQLRDGTEVEWRMPEACPECGTTLRAMKEGDIDLRCPNARACPAQVRGRVEHIGSRGALDIEALGEVTAAALTQPEVPEVPPLVTEAGLFDLTVEELVPIEVIVRDAETGEPKLDEATGEPVRRAPFQKWSAASYPPGTEGMTPAERRAAGIRKNHRELLPSEAATRLVDELDRARTKPLWRLLVSLNIRHVGPVAARALADHFGSLDAIREATQEQLAEVDGVGPTIADSLLDWFDVDWHREIVGRWARAGVQFATPGHPGPGAAAEAGGVLAGLTVVATGTLDGFSREGAKEAIIAAGGKAASSVSKKTDFVAAGPGAGSKLAKAEELGVRVLDAAQFAVLVTEGPDALPPQEAASAD; from the coding sequence ATGGACTTCGTGGCGGCGCGGGCGGAGGCCGACCGGCTGTCGGAGCGCATCGAGGCCGCGCGGCTCGCGTACTACGCCGACGGCGACTCCCCGCTCTCCGACGCCGAGTACGACGACGAGTTCCACCGGCTGGAGGCGCTGGAGCGCGCGTTCCCCGAGCTCGCCGGACAGGACAGCCCGACGCAGCAGGTCGGCGCCGCCGTCGTCGCTGCCGGGTTCCCGGAGCACGAGCACGCCGAGCGCATGCTCAGCCTCGACAACGTGTTCTCGGTCGAGGAGTTCCGCGAGTGGGCCGCGAAGACTGAGGCCGCCGCCGGCGCGCCGGTGCGCTGGCTCACCGAGCTGAAGATCGACGGGCTGGCCATCAGCCTCGCCTACCGCGACGGCGTGCTCGAGACCGCCACCACGCGTGGTGATGGCCGGGTCGGCGAGGACATCACCGAGAACGTCGAGTACATCCCGGCGATCCCGAGGCGGCTCACGGGGAGCGGCTTCCCCGGGTTCTTCGAGGTGCGGGGCGAGGTGTTCCTCAGCACCGCCGACTTCGAGGCGCTGAACGCACGGCAGCGCGAGCTCCAGGCCGAGTACGAGGCCGCCGAGCTGGCGAAGGGCCGCCCCGCCGACAAGATCACCACCCGGTTCCCGGAGTTCGCCAACGCGCGCAACACCGCGGCGGGCAGTCTCCGCCAGCGTCGCGAGAACAAGAACGCCTTCGAGCGCGGGCTCATGCGCGACCGGCTCGGGCGCCTGGCGCTGTACCTGCACGGCATCGGCGCGTGGAACGAGCCGCCGCTCGCCGCCCAGTCGGAGATCTACGACCTGCTGGCGTCGTGGGGGCTGCCCGTGTCGCCGTACGCCCGCGTGTTCGACACGATCGACGGCGTCGCCGGCTTCATCGACCACTGGGGCGAGCACCGGCACGATGTCGAGCACGAGATCGACGGCATCGTCGTGAAGGTCGACGACCTGGCGCTGCACGCCGAGCTCGGCGCGACGAGCCGGGCACCACGGTGGGCCATCGCCTACAAGTACCCGCCCGAGGAGGTGCACACGAAACTGCTCGACATCGTCGTCGGCGTCGGCCGCACCGGACGCGCCACGCCGTACGCGGTGATGGCCCCCGTGAAGGTCGCCGGTTCCACGGTGCGCCAGGCGACGCTGCACAACCAGGACGTCGTGAAGGCGAAGGGCGTGCTGCTCGGCGACACGGTCGTGCTGCGGAAGGCCGGAGACGTCATCCCCGAGATCCTCGGCGCGGTCGAGCAGTTGCGCGACGGCACCGAGGTCGAGTGGCGGATGCCCGAGGCGTGCCCCGAGTGCGGCACGACGCTGCGTGCCATGAAGGAGGGCGACATCGACCTCCGCTGCCCGAACGCGCGCGCCTGCCCGGCGCAGGTGCGCGGGCGGGTCGAGCACATCGGGTCGCGCGGGGCGCTCGACATCGAGGCGCTCGGCGAGGTCACCGCGGCCGCGCTGACCCAGCCCGAGGTGCCCGAGGTGCCGCCGCTCGTCACCGAGGCCGGGCTGTTCGACCTGACCGTCGAGGAACTGGTGCCGATCGAGGTGATCGTGCGCGACGCCGAGACGGGCGAGCCGAAGCTCGACGAGGCCACCGGCGAGCCCGTGCGGCGCGCGCCGTTCCAGAAGTGGAGTGCGGCGAGCTACCCGCCGGGCACGGAGGGCATGACCCCCGCGGAGCGCCGGGCTGCGGGCATCCGCAAGAACCACCGCGAGCTGCTGCCCTCCGAGGCGGCGACCCGACTCGTCGACGAACTCGACCGGGCGCGCACGAAGCCGCTCTGGCGGCTGCTCGTGTCGCTGAACATCCGCCACGTGGGGCCGGTGGCGGCGCGCGCGCTGGCCGACCACTTCGGCTCGCTCGACGCGATCCGCGAGGCCACGCAGGAGCAGCTCGCCGAGGTCGACGGCGTCGGGCCCACCATCGCCGACTCGCTGCTCGACTGGTTCGACGTCGACTGGCACCGCGAGATCGTTGGTCGCTGGGCACGCGCCGGCGTGCAGTTCGCCACCCCGGGGCATCCGGGTCCAGGCGCCGCCGCCGAGGCCGGAGGGGTGCTCGCGGGGCTCACCGTGGTCGCGACCGGCACGCTCGACGGGTTCAGCCGCGAGGGTGCGAAGGAGGCCATCATCGCCGCCGGCGGCAAGGCCGCGTCGAGCGTCTCGAAGAAGACGGACTTCGTCGCCGCTGGCCCGGGGGCGGGCTCGAAGCTCGCCAAGGCCGAGGAGCTCGGCGTGCGCGTGCTCGACGCCGCGCAGTTCGCCGTGCTCGTCACCGAGGGGCCCGACGCACTGCCGCCGCAGGAGGCGGCATCCGCGGACTGA